From one Streptomyces mobaraensis genomic stretch:
- the ligD gene encoding non-homologous end-joining DNA ligase encodes MAETLELTVGERTVRLSNPQKVYFPERGYTKYDVARYYLSVGDGVLRALRDRPTTLERYPDGVEGESFFQKRAPKNLPDWIPTGRIAFPSGRYADEICPTETAAVLWAANLGCLTFHPWPVRRDDTDHPDELRIDLDPQPGTGYADAVRAALELRGLLDELGLTGWPKTSGGRGLHVFVPIAPRWTFVQVRRAAIAVARELERRMPEHVTSAWWKEERGAKVFVDYNQTARDRTIAGAYSVRPRPHAPVSAPLRWDELESAVPEDFDITTMPARYAELGDVHAGMEDHPCALDAALELAARDEREHGLGDLPYPPEHPKMKGEPKRVQPSRAKKADKGGTDTAI; translated from the coding sequence ATGGCAGAGACGCTGGAGCTCACCGTCGGCGAGCGGACGGTACGGCTGTCCAACCCGCAGAAGGTCTACTTCCCGGAGCGCGGCTACACCAAGTACGACGTCGCCCGGTACTACCTCAGCGTCGGCGACGGAGTCCTGCGCGCCCTGCGGGACCGCCCGACCACCCTGGAGCGCTACCCCGACGGCGTCGAGGGCGAGTCGTTCTTCCAGAAGCGGGCGCCCAAGAACCTCCCCGACTGGATCCCCACCGGCCGGATCGCCTTCCCCAGCGGCCGGTACGCGGACGAGATCTGCCCCACCGAGACCGCCGCCGTCCTCTGGGCCGCCAACCTCGGCTGCCTCACCTTCCACCCCTGGCCCGTCCGGCGGGACGACACCGACCACCCCGACGAACTGCGCATCGACCTCGACCCGCAGCCCGGCACCGGGTACGCCGACGCCGTCCGCGCCGCGCTGGAACTGCGCGGGCTCCTCGACGAGCTGGGGCTGACCGGCTGGCCCAAGACCTCCGGCGGCCGGGGCCTGCACGTCTTCGTGCCGATCGCCCCGCGCTGGACCTTCGTCCAGGTACGGCGGGCCGCCATCGCCGTCGCCCGGGAGCTGGAGCGGCGGATGCCCGAGCACGTCACCTCCGCCTGGTGGAAGGAGGAGCGCGGCGCCAAGGTCTTCGTCGACTACAACCAGACCGCCCGCGACCGCACCATCGCCGGCGCCTACTCCGTCCGGCCCCGCCCGCACGCCCCCGTCTCCGCGCCGCTCCGCTGGGACGAACTGGAGAGCGCCGTCCCCGAGGACTTCGACATCACCACCATGCCGGCCCGCTACGCCGAACTCGGCGACGTGCACGCCGGCATGGAGGACCACCCCTGCGCCCTGGACGCCGCCCTGGAGCTCGCGGCCCGCGACGAGCGCGAGCACGGGCTCGGCGACCTGCCGTACCCGCCGGAGCACCCGAAGATGAAGGGCGAGCCCAAGCGCGTCCAGCCCAGCCGGGCGAAGAAGGCGGACAAGGGGGGTACCGATACCGCCATCTGA
- a CDS encoding SH3 domain-containing protein, whose translation MYRRLATRAGRLTAGVLAATAAATALLAVPAEATPDGAARAYGTVSARTGVNERALPSTDASVRGILRHRIQIGLRCKVRAQDIGGNNVWYQLRDRQTWVAAKYIDDKAANVPYCRMLNRSAMDDSTQSRNAMG comes from the coding sequence ATGTACAGGAGACTCGCGACCCGTGCCGGCCGGCTCACCGCCGGCGTGCTGGCGGCGACCGCGGCGGCTACCGCGCTGCTCGCCGTCCCGGCCGAGGCGACGCCCGACGGCGCCGCCCGGGCGTACGGCACGGTCAGCGCCCGCACCGGCGTCAACGAGCGCGCCCTGCCCAGCACCGACGCCTCCGTGCGCGGCATCCTGCGCCACCGGATCCAGATCGGGCTGCGGTGCAAGGTCCGCGCCCAGGACATCGGCGGCAACAACGTCTGGTACCAGCTGAGGGACCGCCAGACCTGGGTCGCGGCCAAGTACATCGACGACAAGGCCGCCAACGTCCCCTACTGCCGGATGCTCAACCGCAGCGCCATGGACGACAGCACCCAGTCGCGCAACGCCATGGGCTGA
- a CDS encoding SLC13 family permease, protein MSAPLAESLSVVLLLAVLACTVVRPWGRSEAVFAVPAAALVVLAGAVSPEHARAEAGRLGPVIGFLAAVLVLARLCDDEGLFRACGAWMARTAAGRPHRLLAQVFAVASLITAVLSLDATIVLLTPVVFATVARLGARPGPHIHACAHLSNTASLLLPVSNLTNLLAFDATGLDFTRFAALMALPWLVAIGTEYVVFRRYFAADLATGAQAPPSAAPAGVPVFALATVAGTLAGFVVTSAFGVEPAWAALAGATVLAVRALARRRTTPGALLRAASVPFLAFVLALGVLVRAVVDNGLATGLGRLVPDGTGLWALLALAALAALLANLVNNLPAVLVLLPLTASAGPGAVLAVLLGVNIGPNLTYTGSLATLLWRRIVHEHDEEVALGEFTRLGLLTVPAALVLSVLALWASLALVGA, encoded by the coding sequence ATGAGCGCTCCCCTGGCCGAGTCCCTCTCCGTCGTCCTCCTCCTGGCGGTGCTGGCCTGCACGGTGGTCCGTCCCTGGGGGCGGTCCGAGGCCGTGTTCGCCGTTCCGGCGGCCGCTCTGGTGGTCCTCGCCGGGGCGGTCTCCCCGGAGCACGCCCGCGCCGAGGCGGGGCGGCTCGGGCCGGTGATCGGTTTCCTGGCGGCCGTCCTGGTCCTCGCCCGGCTGTGCGACGACGAGGGGCTGTTCCGGGCCTGCGGGGCCTGGATGGCCCGTACCGCCGCCGGACGGCCGCACCGGCTCCTCGCGCAGGTCTTCGCCGTGGCCTCACTGATCACCGCGGTGCTCAGCCTGGACGCCACGATCGTGCTGCTGACGCCGGTGGTGTTCGCCACCGTGGCCCGGCTCGGCGCCCGTCCCGGCCCGCACATACACGCCTGCGCCCACCTGTCGAACACGGCGTCGCTCCTCCTCCCCGTCTCCAACCTCACCAACCTCCTCGCCTTCGACGCCACGGGCCTGGACTTCACCCGGTTCGCGGCCCTGATGGCGCTGCCCTGGCTGGTCGCCATCGGGACGGAGTACGTGGTGTTCCGGCGCTACTTCGCCGCCGACCTGGCCACCGGCGCCCAGGCACCGCCCTCCGCGGCCCCGGCCGGGGTGCCGGTGTTCGCCCTGGCCACGGTGGCGGGCACGCTGGCGGGCTTCGTCGTCACCTCCGCGTTCGGGGTCGAGCCCGCCTGGGCCGCCCTCGCCGGGGCGACGGTGCTCGCGGTCCGCGCCCTGGCCCGGCGCCGGACGACGCCCGGCGCCCTGCTGCGGGCCGCGTCGGTGCCGTTCCTCGCCTTCGTCCTGGCCCTGGGCGTCCTGGTCCGCGCGGTCGTCGACAACGGCCTCGCCACCGGCCTCGGCCGGCTGGTCCCGGACGGCACCGGGCTGTGGGCCCTGCTCGCCCTCGCGGCCCTGGCCGCGCTGCTGGCGAACCTCGTCAACAACCTCCCCGCCGTGCTGGTGCTGCTGCCGCTGACCGCCTCCGCCGGCCCCGGCGCGGTCCTCGCGGTACTGCTGGGGGTCAACATCGGCCCCAACCTCACCTACACCGGGTCCCTGGCCACGCTGCTGTGGCGGCGCATCGTGCACGAGCACGACGAGGAGGTCGCGCTGGGCGAGTTCACCCGGCTCGGCCTGCTCACCGTGCCCGCCGCGCTGGTGCTGTCGGTGCTGGCGCTGTGGGCGTCGCTCGCCCTCGTCGGAGCCTGA
- a CDS encoding ATP-dependent DNA ligase: MDLPVMPPVEPMLAKPAATIPPGMQYEAKWDGFRAVVFRDGDELELGSRSGRPLTRYFPELVTSLKDNVPERCVLDGEIVVARGGRLDFDALLERIHPAASRVRHLAETTPAAFVAFDLLALGDASLLATPQRERRTALEDALRDASDPVFTAPVTYELDVAHGWFERFEGAGLDGVIAKPPDLPYRPGERAMVKVKHERTADCVVAGLRPHKSGPVVGSLLLGLYDAAGRLQHVGVCGAFTMKRRQELMAELEPLRMPTAEGHPWQDWADADAQAAARLPGGPSRWTGKKDLSWVPLRPERVCEVAYDHMQGDRFRHTARFRRWRPDREPDGCTYAQLEEPVSYDLAEVLGG; this comes from the coding sequence ATGGACCTTCCGGTGATGCCGCCCGTGGAGCCGATGCTGGCCAAGCCCGCCGCGACGATCCCTCCGGGCATGCAGTACGAGGCCAAGTGGGACGGCTTCCGGGCCGTCGTCTTCCGGGACGGCGACGAGCTGGAGCTGGGCAGCCGCTCGGGCCGCCCGCTGACCCGCTACTTCCCGGAGCTGGTCACGTCCCTCAAGGACAACGTGCCGGAACGCTGTGTGCTGGACGGCGAGATCGTCGTCGCCCGCGGCGGCCGGCTGGACTTCGACGCCCTGCTGGAGCGCATCCACCCGGCCGCCTCCCGGGTACGCCATCTGGCCGAGACCACCCCCGCCGCGTTCGTCGCCTTCGACCTGCTCGCCCTCGGCGACGCGTCGCTGCTGGCCACCCCGCAGCGCGAGCGCCGGACGGCCCTGGAGGACGCGCTCCGCGACGCCTCCGACCCGGTGTTCACCGCCCCCGTCACCTACGAACTCGACGTCGCGCACGGCTGGTTCGAGCGGTTCGAGGGCGCCGGCCTGGACGGGGTGATCGCCAAGCCGCCGGACCTGCCGTACCGGCCCGGCGAGCGCGCCATGGTCAAGGTCAAGCACGAGCGGACGGCCGACTGCGTCGTCGCGGGCCTGCGCCCGCACAAGAGCGGGCCGGTGGTCGGCTCGCTGCTGCTGGGCCTGTACGACGCCGCGGGCCGGCTCCAGCACGTCGGCGTGTGCGGCGCGTTCACCATGAAGCGGCGCCAGGAACTGATGGCGGAGCTGGAACCGCTGCGCATGCCCACCGCCGAGGGCCACCCGTGGCAGGACTGGGCGGACGCCGACGCCCAGGCCGCCGCCCGCCTCCCGGGCGGCCCCAGCCGCTGGACGGGCAAGAAGGACCTCTCCTGGGTCCCACTGCGCCCGGAGCGCGTCTGCGAGGTCGCCTACGACCACATGCAGGGCGACCGCTTCCGCCACACCGCCCGCTTCCGCCGCTGGCGCCCGGACCGCGAGCCGGACGGGTGCACGTACGCGCAGCTGGAGGAGCCGGTGTCGTACGACTTGGCGGAGGTGCTGGGGGGTTAG